The Leptospira bourretii genomic sequence TCTATCAAACAAAACAAATTCTCGAAAACTCTGGAAATGAAATCTTAGATCTCACCAATTCCAATCCTACCAAACTAGGGTTGGAATTTCCTCCTTCTGCTTTATCTCATATATTCTCTAATTTGGATAGTAGCCTATATGAACCCATTGCAGAAGGATTGGAATCAACAAGACAATCCATTGTTTCCGAATATGAAAAAAGAGGGATCCCGATCCAAACATCGGATCTAATTCTGACAGCTAGCACTTCAGAGGCATATTCGTATTGTTTTAAACTTTTTACAAATCCCGGGGATGAAATCCTCACGCCAAACCCTGGTTATCCTCTGTTTAGTTTTTTAATTGGCCTTGAAAATCTAAAAGAAGTACACTACCCCCTCAAAGAAGAAAAAGAAACAGGAACCTGGACTTATTCTGCCGAAGCTATTGCCAACTGTATTAGTACAAAAACAAAACTCATAGTCCTTGTGAGTCCGGCAAATCCCACAGGATCTCGAACGACTGCAAAGTTCTGGAAAGAGTGGGAGGAATTAGGAATTCAAATTCCTGTTTTAGTGGATGAGGTTTTTGTGGGTTATGAATTTTCCGGGGAACCACACCAAATTCCTTTATCACCAAAATTTCCACTTTTGGTATGCAATGGTTTATCCAAAATGTTAGCTCTGCCAGGACTCAAACTTGGTTGGATCCTAATCAAAAGTCCAGAACCCTCTCGATCTCAAATTTATAAAAAAATAGGATTTATTGCTGATACTTATCTTTCCGTCAACTCCCCAGTCCAACTTGCCACACCGGAACTCATCCCCTGGAAAACAATGGTGCAAAATCGTATTCGAACAAGAATTATGCGAAACTTGAACAATTGTATTTCTTTTGCAGAAGAATGTTCCAAAGTTCTAAATTCACCAGGTTTTGAAGCCGGTTGGTATTTTTTATTTGAATTTGATTTAGAAAAGAAGGATGAAGATTTTGTTTTAGAGATTTTGTCTCAAACAAAGGTATTTTTTCATCCTGGTTCTTGGTATGGACTTTCGCATAATCGTTGTTTTCTTATCGTTAGTCTAATTTCCGATGAAGAAACATTACAACGTGGGTTAGAAACTCTTCAGGTTTATCTCAAATAATCAATGATGGCTGTTT encodes the following:
- a CDS encoding pyridoxal phosphate-dependent aminotransferase, translated to MAEFSFSNRFHLLGDLDTENQIYQTKQILENSGNEILDLTNSNPTKLGLEFPPSALSHIFSNLDSSLYEPIAEGLESTRQSIVSEYEKRGIPIQTSDLILTASTSEAYSYCFKLFTNPGDEILTPNPGYPLFSFLIGLENLKEVHYPLKEEKETGTWTYSAEAIANCISTKTKLIVLVSPANPTGSRTTAKFWKEWEELGIQIPVLVDEVFVGYEFSGEPHQIPLSPKFPLLVCNGLSKMLALPGLKLGWILIKSPEPSRSQIYKKIGFIADTYLSVNSPVQLATPELIPWKTMVQNRIRTRIMRNLNNCISFAEECSKVLNSPGFEAGWYFLFEFDLEKKDEDFVLEILSQTKVFFHPGSWYGLSHNRCFLIVSLISDEETLQRGLETLQVYLK